GTTAAAGCTGCAACTTGAAAGGGGTGATTTAAAAGTGGCACACAGGATCAGTTAATAAAAAATTATGACATTCATTTCTAAATGTAATATGAATAAAATTCAAAAAGGACAtggataatttttaaaaaaaatacccTCAGACTAGTAAAACCAAAAACTACTCCTAGCAAATTCCAGTGACCATTCTGGACTAGAATATACCTGCTGAAATTTCCTCACACGAGTCAATCCCGTAAGCGCTCCACTGAGCTCATTTCTGTGCAAAACACCAAAATCTGCCAGACGAAGAGGAAGTTCTGCAGTGTGCCACAAAAGAGTAAAGAGTCATCAATGAAGTCCATCTAAGTTAAAAATCTGTGAATGATACCATTTATTACAAGTAATTTAATCACAATTAAGGGTGCTTATCAAGCACGATTACATATTGTAGGGATTACTGATCTCTCAATACATAATAACCTCAAGCACTTCATTTTAGAATATTGTGTGCAGGTTTTTAGTCAGAAACTCCTTAAGTACTTAAGAAACAACATACTATCCCTCAACAAGGTACCAAAAAGGAGTTGATACCATCTATAAAAAACACTTCAACAATTTATATCAAGACGATGTACCACTGCATTATCATTCTTAAATCTTAAATATCAGTATCACCAATGACAGAAAATCAATCCATAGATAATCCAACAACAATCTCTCACCAAACAAATAGGGGACTGCCATTTCTTTAAGAACCAACAGTCCAATGATTATTAGTATTTATTATTTATCTTTCTTAATATGAATCAAGAATATCTTTGTTTAGAAGATGATAGACACTTCCCCTAAGGATTGGGATTGAGATCATTTAAATTATATAAGATAAGATATAAAGATCAAATTCCATGATCAATGTGATGTAAATCTTTTTACTACGTAAGCTATCTATCAATTTGTATCATCAAAATTGTACTCGGCATGAACAGACAGAGAGAGCATTATTAATAATGACGTGGGCAAGGAAATACATATTTTCTTTGTGTCTCTCTCCGTCTTCAATCTGGCGTAACACAACCAGGTTGCAACATATATTGGCGAAGGTGTCTAGAGTGataaattacaaatttaaaaaccaGACATAATTGCAAGAAAAATCAATATGAAAAACAATCTCACCCCTGTATGAGCGTACTCTATATTCAAAAATGAGACAGTGTCCTGGGCAATTCATTGGCTTAAGCCCAAACTTCTGTCCATCAACCTGCAGCATGCAAATCTATCAATCCATCTTTAAAAGCATTATGCACAACAAAAAATGCTTTAATGTCAATGTATTGCAATAATGTACGCTTATTATCCAAATTCCAAGTGATAAGGAAACATCTCATATCTGCAGTAGCAATTATTTCTAGAAATATTGTACTGTATGCACAGATCTTTAAGGCACATATAAAGCATACCTGAGACATATTCAAATCAGCTATACCAACTCAAATGTCTAGTTAGGGAAACGTATAGATTGCATATGGCAATTACACAGAGTGATGAACATATAAGTAATTAAGTGAACCATGCAAACAAAAACTGTTATAACtaaaaaaatatcaaatataAATTACATAAGATGGAAAGCGATAAAATGCAAGAAGACAAATACGAACATAACATGATAGCAAGATAATGGCTGGTTAGCCACGCTAGCAGATAAGTACTTGAGGGATTACTTGATATTATCATGCACAACTACTACAAAATTAGAGGATATGGCAATTTTTTTCCCAAACTTCTTGCTAAATATACAAAGGTCACTTAGCACAGAATTCACATTACTTTGTAATGGCTAAAATGAGCATACAGAGAAAACACCGTCAATTTAGTATGCTAACTTGGGTTTCATGAAAAATTAATTAGAGGAGAATAAAAATATATACAAAATTGATTTTCTCAACATGGAAAAACTCGGAAGCCATAAATTCCAAGTACAAGGCTAATATGCATAGTTGTCTAGGCGTCGCCTAGGCGACTAGGCGGCAAAAAACTGAAAGGCGTCTGACCCGCCTTAGTTTTTAAGGGGTAGGCGAAGCCTAGGTCCGCCTAGTCCGCCTAATTCCGTCTTATTTCCGCCTAGTCCGTCTTATTTTCGCCTAGTTTCAAGTTAACCATGCCCAAATAACTTTTGACCAGATTCATCCATATTTGAGTTATAATGGACCTATATTGTGTTGTAAACATTATGTCCGTCAAAACTCACCAGTAAAACCTCATCTATAACAATCTAAAGAGGAAAAAGGAGAACGAATCATCTCCTACCAAAGaacacatatacatatacatagtAAATCCATTTGTCTGTAATTTGTGTACAATACTTCAGTAGTATAACTATAGTAttctattttattattttattataatatataaatatatgtgtataaAAAAACCAATATATATAGCCAAAAGTACAATCCGTCTAATGGTCGCCTATGCGAGCGCCTAACCGCCTAGGCAGTTAGGCGGTGCACTAGCGCCTAGCACCGCCTTCACACCTTAACAAGTATGCTAATATGGTCTCCATCTAGCTTCATCTTCATCTTATAATATTTGCACAACAAAATCACAAGGGGCAAAATATAAGCGTCAAGCAATTACCCAGTTTGTATGGTTTGACAAACATGCAAAGCATGTGTAAGTTGTGACTATATCTTACCTCCAACCGAAACATGTTTTCCTCATAGTTTGCGGCATGACCAGAGGTTTCCCAGAGTTGCATATTGTACATAATAGGAGTCGAAACCTGCCAAGAACCAAGCAGAATCAAATTCCAAACTGAAAAGTAGCAATCTGTATGGAAACATTAAACAGAAACTAACTTCTTCGTAGCCTCTTTTCCAGTACTGAGACCTTAAAAACTCCAGCAATTTAAGGCAAATTCTCCGACCATGAGGAAGAATGATACAGCTTCCTGGACTAAAATTCATCATCCAAAATGCAGTTATATCTTAACAAATACCGTTTACACTACATGAAACAAAATCTGAATTTATTAACAGTCCTACCTAAATTTGTGAAAAAAGAAAAGTTCTTGCTTCTTTCCCAGCTCTCTGTGATCATACTTCTTTGCTTCTTCCAACAGGAAAAAGTATTCCTGCAGAAGTTATTTCATAACAAGCAAATTAAGTTACAATATCGATAATCTCTCTAGCATGCATACATAAATTCAGTTTAGGTTCAAAATAAACCTTTTCATAAAAGCCAAGCTAATTAAAAAGACTATAGGAATTAAAAGCCAAAACTATAAGTTCTCTGTCCTCATGAGTTAGGTATTCGCAAGATGTAATATGTTAGGTACGTTACGGTCAACGTAATTGGTTCTTTCTACAAGAATAGGGGGATGCAGCCTCATATCAATACTAAACGAATATACACAATGTAGAAGTCTCCATATTTTTGTGTTGTCTCTTCCAATATCTACTGCCTTAATATACATTCTCTACCTTAAGCATAATATGACTGGACCTAGACGGCGCCTTAACAAATAGCAAATAAATAAAAGGATTTAGAATAAGATGCCAAACAGAATTACTTTCAAACGTTTCTGATCTGGATAAGACATTCCATAAATTCTTTGTAAGCTTTCTCGCTCTTTGTCACCCCTCCAATAGGCAGATGAAACCTGAAAGTTACATTATATAAGTACCAAAATAAATTATTGTAAACCTGATTTGTAGTCTCACAAAGCACCCACCTTCATACAAGCAAATGCCTTGACGAAAGATGTATTTGGTATATGTGGTCCACGACATAAATCAACTAAAGGACCACACCTATACACTGTTATAGCTTTGTCCTCGGGTagattgttgatgatttcaaCCTGGTATATTTATACATTAGTAAAAGAATTAAAAGCAAGTCACAGATTAAATACTGAAGCAAATGATATTAACTGACCttaaatttattttcagaaaacaTATCAAGGGCCTGTGCCCTTGAAACTTCAATCCGCTCGAAAGGTTGTTTTTCCTGAAACAAAGACGATATCAAGTGAACAGTGAAGCATTAGGGTCTTGAGCTTGAGCTAACACAAAAATCATCCTAATTCAATTCAACAAAATATGATCTCTGCATCGAGGAAGAGGCAAAAGAAATAAAAGAATACTGGACAAACTTTAGATTTCCGAAATTAAATAATACCATTACTGCTCTCTTTGCCCCTGCTGCAATCTTTTCAAAATGTTCTTGATTCAAGCTCGCCTCACCAAAATATGCATCATAATAGAAACCCTACAAAAGGCATTAGTTTTGAGGCAAGATTTCGTAGAAACAGagtcattaaaactaatatatGAATCATTACTGGGCTCTGCTCAAGCTAGCAAAACAGATTCATACAATTACAAATAAGAAAAATGTAAGCTTTTAGGATGAGAAGGGAGATATAACGAACATTACCTCCCCTCTGGTAGTACATGGCCCAATGCAAAGTTTGCAACCATATATCATTTCAAGGGACTGCAAACAAATAATGAATTGAGGGCAGATAAGACAAAATTAATTGCTTAGCCTATCCTACAAATAAATGAAAGCAGATGAGTTTTGTTGATACCTGGCCTAAGATGTGAGCACTTGAATGCCAGAGTGTGTCTCTACCTATATCAGTGTCAAAATTGAATAATATGAGTTCACAATCACCTTCAAGTGGCCTAAACATGTCCCAGAGCACTTTATTCACTTGTGCAACCAACGAATGTGATGCCAAATGGTTTGATATCTCTTTCGCAATATCATACGGAGTCGATAGCCATTTTTTCCCCTCCTTGATGCTCCCATCTGGTAAAGTAACCCTAACGACCAGATACATACACTAGTCAGTCAAACAGAAACATACTAATGAGCATATAGCAGTCCAAATACTACTTGGTgtgctgatgctgcatctgttTCACCTATTAAGTTTCAAGCCACAACATAAGGCTAATGATAAGTAGCGGAGTTGGTTGTATTATTTAGTTAGAATTGGCTGACTTCACCTGACAAAAGTTTCAGGCATATATAGACGATCAGTTGTAATAGAAAAGTTTtcaaaacataaaatttattttctACTTCTTATTCCCTGCtgcatatgtatatatacacGCATATAGAAATCTATATTAATATCAGAGCTTTCCATGGCTGAATTCATCGTCTTCTATATATGTCACTTTCGTTATTTCCTATATAGGGATTTATTATATCTTCGAAAAGAGCAAGCAACTGTGGTACACATTAGCTGTAAGATTGTGCTTATAACGGCATTCAGACTTACTTAACTTGAAAAATTATAACATATGTTAGGgttattattatgaaattataaAACAGATTCTACTACATGAATAAGATCGCAGAATGCCTAAATACAACTGTAATATCATAATCAGTATTACTTTTTTTTTCAAGTGTATTGTAAATATATGGGTGTATTGGCCGGATATAATATATGGGGAGAAGCTTTAGAATATCATCTcgaaaaaataataaaaataatccattttttttaaaaattaatcaaaataatcATTCTGAAAAAAATGAGATGTATCCTTATAAAATACTCGATATTTCATATATGTGATACTCCGCTAACAGTGGGTATATAGGTATACAGTGAATACTCCACGGTAAGTTGACCAACTTTTCCGAAAATGAtcatttttgtaaatttttatataaaaactAGGCTAAACTTGTCTTTCACTCTATCATCTCATCTGCGACATTTTGATTTTCATTCACCCGCAACTCACCCCACTTTTCAACTCGATCCTCCACTTGTTTTTGTGGAGGAGAGTACCGATAATCCACGTGACAACTTCGTAGCAATTAATTGGATAATCCAGATTAATTAGAATATAATTAGTTCGAGTCCAAAGAATTGACAAGCAAACAGCGCCCATGTTATAGTGGCTGTATTCATGACCTCGCAGGATTGTCATACttaaaccctaactttatttagaagaaaatataaAGCTAATGATATATCCACACACACGGGGGAGAgacagtgtgtgtgtgtgagagggagagagggagggagagagagagagagtactTAATGGTGTCACCGGCTATGGACTGAAGGTGGCCAAGTTGCTGTGCCTTAATTGATTCAAATAGGGCTATTCTTCTGGGAATCACTGAGTGAAGATAATGATCATCTTTGTAGAAACAAGTAACGGGAGCCTTTAGTTTTCCCATCCTGAGATCCAGATATTTGGAGTTTACTATCAAACTAGGGTTTCGTGGCtctatatataattataatatatataggctttaaaaaaatgtaaatacataatttatttcataTTTCATCttatataattacaaattttaattaccaaattaaaAATAAGTTggataatttttttatttaaaaaatcattaaaatttgataaaatagtttaaagtggtTCTGTAGTAGAATCACAGTAATATCACACTTATCCAAAATTATTACACagtagaatcaaatttaaaatcacttattttttttcaaatttcaattgttaaacgttttattatattaaatataattattattcaaaATTAGCAACAAATTTGATGAAATTCTATAATAGCATCGAGGGTTCTCCGCGGTTCTCTATATAAGAGGGTCCTCTCCTAAAAAAGgcctatatatatacacacactagcatgtaacccgtgcgatgcacgaaaTGATTATaacatttataattttattatataaaattaaattataaaagataataaacaaaatataataaaaaCGTACTATTGAAATTAGTGaagttaatattttatatattactCGCTGAAAACCATGCACGTatcacaatttttttttaatattatacaattttttttaaaaattttgatgtcaatttttaattttgttcatttaaaactttaaagaCTAATTAACACTTTGCATCCCAAAACTTTGACTAAATCTCACTCTGGGACCATTACTTTTAACCTTAACAGTTTGCATTCTAAACTTAAAAAACAATGACTTTTTGCATCTATTTGCTGGTTTTGACGTTAACTCAGACGTTAAGGTTAATTGTCAGAAGGGCATTTTTTGTAACATTTTTATATTTCAGTTTGCATCCTAAAATTTTCCGCAAATTTTACTTTGCATCATAGAGTTTTGTAATTCATGTTATCAAAAAATAACAGTAGTTTCAAATTATCAAAAAATAATCGAGTTGTATTATTTTTTATGTTCACATATAGGATTTTAAAATTGGGCCATTAGTTAATTTGGTCTagtttatataattttttaatgcGGAGTCTTTACTATTTTGGTTATATATTAAATTCTAAAAgtcaatttataaaattttatgacTCACACGAAATTTTAAGAATTTTATAATACGATATTACTTTATATTTTAAGTATTGTACAATTAGATAtcatatactccctccgtccgaTAGTTTACGTACAttatttgcacgtatttcgagacttcaataaagtatagtttcataacattttttaaaaattttttttttgaataaaagtttaaacatgaaactttttttcagaatttaaaaaaaaatattatggaaGTATATTTTAAACGAGAATTGAAAAGTGTGTCAAAAAGTAAGGTAAACAATGCAGTGGGATGGAGGGAGTAATATTATATaattctgacttccagtaagtactgatttatcatgtttaagtaagatctgaaaactaaacataaatcacattagccatgacattatcaaatatatctagcaatctcccccaacttgtaaattagcataatatacaagtttaacagatatttgatgatgtcaaaaacattaagtacaaatgcatgagaatttgaccagataactacaacttacagtccttaaagctttaccagtctttaacttctgataacaacttcagtctgtattcatatcagaatttaagtagttgtagatcttgacttggcttcatcttctgatctctctgatgtcaggagttgttctgagatagttcttcaacaaacatctctcagcatatctgagttcatcaatcgtcctccttttagcatctttaagttctgcagaatcttcaccaatttggaagattgcagccctgagatcattaattctagctttccttatgtcctgatccagtttgatcaaatatgccttgtcagactcaagattgaattccacagccctgtaacccagaaaggtagttataatcttagcaaaATTGGgtttcatctcaacaatatcacccttgtgatctctgtactttggaagatatgtgctgttagacttaacaaaataaagctttttctgtttctgaatttgactcttcaaaaagtttgcagcactttctgttattttgtcattcacttgaagtaagaataatacatgttccagctcttcaaaatacttcagtggaatggcattttcccttatatgataaaccctaccatctgtcatgaagtacaacaagatgtgttctttcaagtaggtatgctaaaccatttgtacagattctagttgattcaatctctcaggagttgctccaatacctggttcacttaagaaagttggatcattggttgtgttctgtattcttctttcatcaacacttcccaatccagttttatctcttgcttcctttccagtaaccactcttgcttcaaaaccacttgcagcagtcttcaaaggttgagtctgtttggctttagtgattcctggtaggagtatttttgaaggtttaccatgagcaatgtcagaggtttcctttgatttatcttctgatgtcaagttaacttgagctatgtcagaggttacttgcttcttagagatatcagaactaactatctcttgactctgaacaagttgatccatgtcagaggttgtcttagaaacttttcttgaagtcagagtaagatcaacatcttcatcagtaatttctttattcacaggaggcacataaaccttgataggttcaccaactttctctttgcccttggaccttggatctatctgcagttgtgatttagctttggttgctacaggatttgtcctttctcttatcacaatgcctttgagttttggaagtttctttttaccagaagcttcagatttagatttgactttttctgatttaagtctagcttcttcttccatcagactctccaagtccattcctggattttccttaagaaataagtgtcttgacatttcttcatcaagatctaaaagtttatcagaacttatccttttaccagtagcagaagtaattctttttccagcatcagaacttgtcctgtgacttgtgatttcagcttttcttgatgagaaacctttaccttgactatgacctccacccattccaaagtttccctggtcatctttttcatcatccttccccttcagtgtcttatcagttttgcatttgggcttaattactttctccccctttttagcatcagcaggtaacataagagagacaagcaattccattgaggcttggatttcatcaagttgagattgctgagaagcttgatttttcaaaatagcatcaatctgagactgttgcttctcttgggtcttctcaatataagcaactctgtcaaaaggtaggttggaagaattttttcttgtcaattttctgaactgtttcttgcttgagtaattcttcctgaattttatgtaactcttcATGAGTTGtggaatggagaccttgcagatttttagtactcaatgcagtgacacgaagctgtattttgaaatcatcattaattaacatctcatcagcttttgtcaagtgctcagcaaaagtctttgcagatggaacacaggtaactgagttccattccttagtccactcctgtcctgcaggagtttcactccaaggcactggtgcttcacttgtaacaaacttcttaactagttcagatttaagaacagtttgttgaggtgcatgtcctgaaggaccagttACATCATCATCTGCATTCATAGCAGTATCACCAGTAGGATCATCATTTGAAGCATCAgcaccagtagtatcagcattggaagcatcagaactaacagaatcagcatcttctgatagaacaacagtatgagaagcaattgaggcttcaacattaTCCTCTAAGTGCtaatctggttccaagttctgatcaacagccatatcctgatgctcacctatattctgatcatcaacatctagatgcagagaaggtgtagtagacaattctggaCTTTGAgtaacatcagtaacaggtgttgttgatggatgaattgctgttggagcttctaagtaaagtacctcaggcacaaccaggttctgaatatcaatatcagcacttgtgcctggatcaacaggagatacagccTTATgtacaggagatacagatggtgtgttggcatgttctgtagcagcttcctgagttggagtcaATGGAGAAACAATGGCTTCAATAGATTCTAGTTCTtgtaagatcagagattcctgatctacttccttagctgctgcttcctcatcatctgaaaccggccttttagctctctgtttcttgtatctctttgaaggtggggattccttgggaggttcagcagaagtcattcttctaagccttttgagaagcttagatcccccaattccagaatccttctgagaaggaactttctcagcttctttaacaacaggttctgatgaagaaacctgttcctcactattagactcatctctcaaaacaatcctccttctcttctgaggtgtctgaggaacagtctttgtcctcttgggcttggaagatgaaggcttcacagtaggtgttgaggatgaaggttgagctgtctgtgaaggtgtgagatatgttttgagatatgttctgagagagggTTGATGAATAGAttatgagtggtatgttctgatggttgctgtggtgtttgggatgtggtggtgggttgtacatcaggataaacagatctataggtttgaggatcagcatttaccaagatttgttttacagactgaggaatctgtaaaggtctaaccacctttttcttaaggtcagcatttaccaagtcattaaaggctcgttttgcaattttaaaaggtggagttaagtcagtggtaggttggggttcatcagcacaacagaaattatatataagctgacaaaatctagcaaagtagacaacattcctatcttctgtcatcctatccccaataaaacctatcatatcatttgcaaaatcaaaatgagtttggttaataatagcatacccgatgtgctgactcattataggaatggcatcaaagttggaacacttattcccgaaagctttagtgatgcagtcgaagaagaagctccatttcTTTCTGATATGAGTCCGTTttaactgtccaagcttagccaaactctgctcatatctcaaactggccattaactcttgtagagctgattcctccggtgttgagaaaatacagccttctggtaaatgtaaggccttgcgaattgtaccaggagttacaACATATTCAgtatcatccacttcaaaaataatgttGGGAGTACCATTAGCATCACCattgtcaaaatgcccagtctaccaaaacgtcagaacttgttggcttgaaaagactgaaggctgggtcaatgcatacccaatttcactgtgtgcaagaagatcttgcacaaaatgcaattcagatggagcttcatcattattgagaattgcagcatagttatttgaaacgaacttagctccatcaatgatcaaatccttaggtgccatgagaaaaatcgaaaattaaGAGTTGCATGTTAGGTGTgtgataaaatgtctgtatgaaaaaccaacgccaggagatgagagagagtaaaagcaaagaaagagagataaagtgtaaaagtaaataaaagattgtataatcttctctctctcttacttatactacttggtaaaaaaaaatataaccgttggacacctgccagagatgcagcaataatgaatagttaatgggcacgggaaaatagtaatcattacttacccacttgcagttttttaaggaaaaaccgttccacttacctagtaattccattaattgaggtaaatcagttttaattcaaaatttaaactgttcccacttattcaattattttcactgctaaaccaatattctgaaaaaaaaattcgagtgtgagaatgaccaaaataaatcaagtaaacaagtactgatattttaaaatcagaacttaagttaaatcaatgattaaaatgatcatcagaacatggatatatcaggatttatcagtgcagtTAAATGTGCAAACATCTCAGAGTCAGAATCTTACAAAaataagaaatttcattaatatattaagagaatacattcatgaaattgaaattacatcagagaattacaagtctgtcctaagcttctaatcctaacatcaacagccttagtcctagctcaagaagcagggcaaggctgacgatgaagaaaaacaggaagaagaaaataagttatttcttcttcttactctctataaaaagaatagcgagtctgatgattcgctcttgctggcagagagcttccagcctttcttcctccaatcgctccagatggcgatggtagtccatgtaaaagaacaggaggtgggtgagaacctcccggggaaccgagtcccaaatctcatcaggaatgacagtgacgtgccattcctgctgccatgcttcacagctcagctccatgttgaaggtctcatagttcaagaacatattgtagttgaccatggttttgttggtataaaggaaaggagagtgagtatgtgagaaaagaattAATGTATAGGTtgatgtgaagtgttggtttatataggcaagagaatgccaggagacgcaaggaaatttaatgctgacaggtagaaataattctacctcgtctccctagacttggaagaagaaaaacagtcattggaaaggtaaaacagggttttcaatgcgcacaagaaacaagtaaaaattactgtgcatgcacgtgtaccactatccctaattatattgactattaatattccacccaaacatattctgatttaaaatgagactgttttttttttgattttatccacaaataagtcaagtaaaggatcagaatttaatatcagaacttagacttatatcagaacttaacagtcatcagaacatgatttcttaacttgaaaaatgaatgcctatctccgtaattcttcacccaaattctgatatcgattcttca
This sequence is a window from Apium graveolens cultivar Ventura chromosome 9, ASM990537v1, whole genome shotgun sequence. Protein-coding genes within it:
- the LOC141684733 gene encoding threonine--tRNA ligase, mitochondrial 1-like, yielding MGKLKAPVTCFYKDDHYLHSVIPRRIALFESIKAQQLGHLQSIAGDTIKVTLPDGSIKEGKKWLSTPYDIAKEISNHLASHSLVAQVNKVLWDMFRPLEGDCELILFNFDTDIGRDTLWHSSAHILGQSLEMIYGCKLCIGPCTTRGEGFYYDAYFGEASLNQEHFEKIAAGAKRAVMEKQPFERIEVSRAQALDMFSENKFKVEIINNLPEDKAITVYRCGPLVDLCRGPHIPNTSFVKAFACMKVSSAYWRGDKERESLQRIYGMSYPDQKRLKEYFFLLEEAKKYDHRELGKKQELFFFHKFSPGSCIILPHGRRICLKLLEFLRSQYWKRGYEEVSTPIMYNMQLWETSGHAANYEENMFRLEVDGQKFGLKPMNCPGHCLIFEYRVRSYRELPLRLADFGVLHRNELSGALTGLTRVRKFQQDDAHIFCRESQIKDEVKGVLEFISYTYDVFGFTFDLKLSTRPEKYLGDLETWYKAEAALTEALNEFGKDWQINEGDGAFYGPKIDISVSDAMKRKFQCATLQLDFQLPSRFNLTYSAEDESKRDRPVMIHRAVLGSVERMLGILIEHYKGKWPLWLSPRQAIVCSISEKSQAYAIQVKEQIHEAGYYVDVDISDKTINKKVLEAQAEEKQYNYILVVGEDEVKNGKVSVRVRGERKYSEFSMEDLLKLFKEKVASFQ